The sequence GCCGACAAGCTTAAAATCAATCTTGACCTGAAAAATCATCCATATTTACAAAGCGGAAAGGAAAATATCATTGAAGTCAAGGCATACAATGCCGAGGGCTATCTGGTCAGCAGGGGTTCGAGCATCAGCTATAATCCCGGAGCCGGAAAGATCAGCAAACCTCCGCATTTATATGTCATTGCCTGCGGTGTTTCAGATTATACAGGAGAACAGATCGACCTGAAATATGCAGCCAAAGATGCAGAAGATGTAGGAAATGCCCTGAAAATTGGCGGAGAAAGGCTTTTTGGTACTGACAAAACCCATCTCTACCTGATGACCACTAATGCCGGGGATGAAAAGATGCAACCGACAAAAGCCAATATTCTGAGGGTATTCGATGAAATTTCAAAAAATGCTACTTCAGATGATGTTTTTGTGCTGTACCTTTCCGGTCATGGTATCAACTGGGGAGGACAGGACGGTGATTTTTATTATCTGACAAAAGACGCATACACTGCTTCGCCAGAAGCTTACGGAGACCCCAAAATCAGAACTGCCACCACCATCTCGAGTGCTGAACTGACCGATTTGTTCAAAAAAATCCCCGCTTTAAAACAAGTGATGATGATAGACGCCTGTGCCTCCGGAAAAGCAGTTGAAAACCTGATGGCCAAGCGCGATATCTCCGCAAGTACTCTGCGTGCACTCGACAGGATGAAAGACCGCGTAGGAATGTACATTATCACAGGTTGTGCAGCTGATGCAGTCAGCTATGAAGCCAGTAAATTCGGACAAGGTCTGCTGACCTATAGCCTGCTGGAAGGAATAAAAGGCCTTTCCCTCCGTGAAGACAGATTTATCGACATTGCCATGCTCTTTACACGTGCACAGGAACGGGTGCCGGAACTTGCCGCTGACATTGGCGGCATTCAGAAGCCCCAGATTTTCAGTCCTTATGGTTCTCAAAGCTTTGATATTGGCGAACTTACCGAGCAGGATAAAGAAAAAATCAGCCTTGCTCAGCCCAAACCTATGTTTCTCATGTCTGTTTTTCTCGAAGAAGAAAGCATGGATGATATTCTCGGTCTCGAAAAGCTGGTTGATGACGAATTCAGGCTAATATCTTCAAAAGGAATATCACCAGTTATTTTTGTCCAGGCAAAAGAGTTTCCGGAAGCATACCGGATGCGCGGACAATATGCTGTCAATGGGGATCAGGTGGAGATTAAAATTAACCTGTTTAAAGGAAAAGAAAAAGCAGGAAGCTTTACCGTTTCAGGTAAAAAAGATAATCCTGAAAATATTGTCAAAACTATTGTCGAAAAAGCACTTGAAATTGCAAAATAATCTGAAAATGAAAAAGATAACTATAAGCTCAGCATTGATTTTCATGGCCATGTTCAGTCATGCTCAGACTGATTTTTCATGGATTAAACCAGGCTTAAAAATACGGTATTACCTGCATGAATATTCCTCTAACTACGAATTTGTTGTGGAATTACTGGATAATGGCAAAGCAAAAAAATTCAACTGGTGGATGACATGGCCGGTCAACCGGAAAGGCACCTGCCTGACTACTGAATATGCCATGCAGAATGCCACCAAACAACAGAATTATTTCAGGGGAGGTTATGAAGAGCAAAACGACCGTACGACCGGCTTTGTTTCATATCCCGTCTGGAAAGCGATGAAAGATAAGGGAAGCATTACCATTCAACCCGTTGATGATGAGGAAGTTTTAAAATATGTCTGCGATTATCCCTATACTATTGTCATTGATGGGAAAAGCATGATCGTCCCTACCTTTTATTGTGAAACCGATCTCGGCTCAAAATACTGGATACTGGACAATCCTGAAAATCCGATTATTCTGAAAATGGTGCTTGATTTTAACATCGAAATCGGGGAAATATTAACGCCAGAATACTGGGAAAACTGATGAAAAATTGAATCGGAATATTTAATCTGATATATCGGTTTTCAGAGTATCAAAGACATCTTTTGCTGCTTTATAGCCAATTTCAAACATCTCCTTCCCTTTTTTGATTTCATAATAGGCGAATTTGGAAATTTTGGTGGTTTCGATATAAATATCAGCCTGGCTTTTTTTTGAGGCAATATCCTTCGAAGCCGCCATCAGAAAACTCCTGACCAGAATGCTCACTACTCCTGATATTTCCTTTTGAAAAGTTAAAGGATTCACATTTACTGCAATCAGTCTGTTACACAAAGGTCTGATGGGTTCGACAGGAAGATTGTTTACCACCCCGCCATCAACATAGATTATATCATTTCGGATGAGGGGTTCAAAAATGACAGGAATAGCACAGGAAGCCAGCACTGCTTCGATAAGATTTCCCTGATTCAGGTATTCAGCACGGGCATTGTTTAAGTCGGTAACACAGACATAAAGCGGTTTTTTAAGTTCTTCAAATGTTTTTGCCCTTAAATGACCTTCCAGTATTTTTTTCAGCCCGTCTTTTTTAAGCAAGCCTTTTTTAGGCAGTGAAATGTCGAGAAAATCCATGATTTTGGTATGGGAAAAAATTTCAAAGGTTTCATCGGGGCTGTAGCCATCCGCATAAAAAGCACCCGCAATAGAGCCTGCACTGGTTCCGGCAACAATACCGGGAAAGATATTTTGTTCTTCAATGAATTTTAACACCCCAAGATGGGCAAATCCACGGGCAGCACCTCCGCTCAGTGCTATGCCCCATTCATGTTTTTTTTGTTTAGCCATAAATAATCAGGTTCATTTTTATATCTGACGCTGTAGCAGGTATTTCATCAAAATATTGAAAATCAAAACATACGCCTATCCTGTAAGCCTGAAGCTGAGGCAATAACCTGTCGTAAAAAGCCTTTCCTCTCCCCATCCGGTTGTTATTTTTATCAAAAGCAAGTCCCGGCACAATGATTAACCCGATTTTATGAAGCTCTGTAAATACCTCCCCATCCGGCTCCGGAATCCGGTATTTTTCTTCAATAACCAGATGCTCTGTTCCCCTGAATTTCTTAAAAACTATATCATCACCTTTGATGCATGGCAGCAGAATTTCCTTTTCTCTGTACCACTTTTTGATAAAATCATGGGTAGAAACCTCATCATCTAACGACCAGTATGCCGCCAAAACTGATACTTTCTGAAATACTTCCGTTTTTTCAAGCTGTTCAAATATGACGGCTGATTTTTCTTTCAAAATACTGACAGGATATTTTTGTTTTTCGTCACGGATAAATTTCCGCCATTTCTTTTTCTCAATATCTATCTGTTCGATGCTCATTATCAGCGTTTAATAAAACTTAACGTATGTCGCTGAGTTTCTGATTCCAGAAAGACCAGATAATAACCGGGCTTTAATGATGCTGTCTCATATTCATAAAAGAAATTCTTTTCAGTGCCGGTATTCAGTTGTTTACTGCAGATACGCTTTCCGTTCAGGTCATAAACTGAAAAAAGATAATTTCCCTTTGCCTCCCTGATGGCAAGCGTAATCTTTTCATTGGCTAAAGAAGGGAAAATTTTCACATTTTCCTGCATGAAAAGCTTGTCTTCAGGAGTTCCGAGCAAATCTTCAGGGCTTGATATATGGGTGGTAAAAATGCCGTTTCCATGCGTGGCAACTACCACCAGGCCATCTTCACTTCTTGTTTTCACCATATCGACCACGACATTTCCGATCATGTTATGCCCGATGTTGACCCAGCGCGTAGCAATACCCATCAGGCTATCCGTTGCGTAGAGGCCGGTGCTTGCAGCGACAAAATACATTGTTTTTCCATTTTTCAACGGCATTATCGATGCCCAGCGCAGACTCGGGCCATTCCCGCTCCCATCATCCTTTTCTTCAAGGTTCCCGGCTACCTTTTCCCAGCTTGAACCACCGTCTTTCGAATAAAACAAACTGTAAACCTTATAGTTGGAAAAAACAACCAGAACTTTGTTCCCGTCCCGTGGATCGACTGCAATGCAGCTGATATTTCCGGCATTGCTCAGGGAAGTAATCCTTTCCAGAACGGGATCTCCCTGATGAGCATTCTCCACCTTGTAAAGCAGGCTTTTACTGGTACCCACATACAAGCGGTTGGCCGGCTTTTGCCTGGTGATGG is a genomic window of Sphingobacteriales bacterium containing:
- a CDS encoding 5-formyltetrahydrofolate cyclo-ligase; its protein translation is MEKKKWRKFIRDEKQKYPVSILKEKSAVIFEQLEKTEVFQKVSVLAAYWSLDDEVSTHDFIKKWYREKEILLPCIKGDDIVFKKFRGTEHLVIEEKYRIPEPDGEVFTELHKIGLIIVPGLAFDKNNNRMGRGKAFYDRLLPQLQAYRIGVCFDFQYFDEIPATASDIKMNLIIYG
- a CDS encoding patatin-like phospholipase family protein, with amino-acid sequence MAKQKKHEWGIALSGGAARGFAHLGVLKFIEEQNIFPGIVAGTSAGSIAGAFYADGYSPDETFEIFSHTKIMDFLDISLPKKGLLKKDGLKKILEGHLRAKTFEELKKPLYVCVTDLNNARAEYLNQGNLIEAVLASCAIPVIFEPLIRNDIIYVDGGVVNNLPVEPIRPLCNRLIAVNVNPLTFQKEISGVVSILVRSFLMAASKDIASKKSQADIYIETTKISKFAYYEIKKGKEMFEIGYKAAKDVFDTLKTDISD